The bacterium genome has a segment encoding these proteins:
- a CDS encoding ATP-grasp domain-containing protein → MTRVLVTSAGSTAAQNLIAILDSKKDWWTLAADMAPRHCGLGMADVDTIVPAGRAAEFIPRLIELVRKHELDLVVPGLEADLLAASRHRQRIEKAGARVLVSSPETLEVCFSKRKLAMAIEGVGLATPTVLDPGTRLDFPVFVRPDAGTGSRRAGRVQDRDALQRRLAREPDLVVTEYCDGAEYSIDGFAWPPGELMHAIARTRDVIKSGLVVRSTVVALGRQREQVARLCTELDLVGFFNMQYRERADGTPLFFDVNPRLGGGMALSFAAGLDPLACLDLFLGKPVQPAFQEQLGLELCRRWHNVILRP, encoded by the coding sequence ATGACCCGCGTGCTGGTAACGAGCGCCGGTAGCACAGCCGCCCAGAACCTGATTGCTATCCTCGATTCGAAAAAGGATTGGTGGACTCTGGCCGCGGATATGGCTCCTCGCCACTGCGGCCTGGGCATGGCTGATGTGGATACCATCGTACCGGCCGGCAGAGCGGCGGAATTCATACCGAGACTCATCGAGCTGGTCCGCAAACACGAGCTCGATCTCGTCGTCCCTGGACTGGAGGCCGATCTTTTGGCCGCGAGCCGACATCGACAGCGCATCGAGAAGGCCGGGGCGCGTGTCCTGGTCTCCTCGCCCGAGACGCTCGAGGTTTGCTTTTCCAAGCGAAAGCTGGCGATGGCGATCGAAGGGGTCGGTCTGGCGACCCCGACCGTGCTCGATCCCGGGACTCGATTGGATTTCCCGGTGTTCGTTCGGCCCGACGCGGGTACCGGGAGTCGCCGGGCTGGCCGCGTGCAGGACCGCGACGCGCTGCAGCGCAGGCTGGCTCGAGAACCCGACCTGGTCGTGACCGAATACTGCGATGGCGCCGAATACAGTATCGACGGTTTTGCCTGGCCGCCGGGCGAGCTCATGCACGCCATCGCCCGCACCCGCGATGTCATCAAGAGCGGCCTGGTGGTGCGCTCGACAGTGGTCGCCCTGGGTCGGCAGCGCGAGCAGGTCGCCAGGCTGTGCACCGAGCTCGATCTGGTCGGGTTTTTCAACATGCAATACCGCGAGCGAGCCGACGGCACGCCGCTCTTTTTCGACGTCAATCCCCGCCTGGGAGGGGGAATGGCCCTTTCGTTCGCCGCCGGCCTGGACCCGCTGGCCTGTCTTGACCTGTTCCTGGGAAAACCCGTACAACCGGCGTTTCAAGAGCAACTTGGTTTGGAACTCTGCCGCCGTTGGCACAACGTAATTCTGCGACCGTGA
- a CDS encoding sulfotransferase: MKEEFARIPGRAKSASYEAVVAEVNAALAEFGDDSSAAPKSPVLFIVGPPRSGSTLLHQILACTGGFGVVTNFIARFFANPAFGARVQTLAGPWLGAAHTGFRSNAGTTSNWAEPHEFGYFWEHHFPFSEHHEPSLDELADVDVVRLATHLGQLERSLGRPLLLKNLLLSFVLPFLAEHFPTAVFVQLHRPLLPVAQSILRVRKETYGSDIAWWSVRPRDAEAFLEESAPEQIAYQIERVLEAIRRARQTMSTTRWLDVDYQAMCAAPAQTAARLAEYVGIDPDTLSRKDLPASFPGSTGDPGDPSGLGAALRARGLTP, translated from the coding sequence GTGAAAGAGGAGTTTGCTCGCATTCCGGGGCGGGCCAAGTCGGCGAGTTACGAGGCTGTTGTTGCCGAGGTCAACGCTGCTCTGGCCGAGTTCGGTGATGATTCCTCCGCAGCGCCAAAGTCACCGGTGTTGTTCATCGTCGGCCCGCCGCGTTCGGGCTCTACCTTGTTGCACCAGATTCTCGCCTGCACCGGCGGGTTCGGAGTCGTCACCAACTTCATCGCCAGGTTCTTTGCCAACCCGGCGTTCGGCGCTCGCGTGCAAACCCTGGCCGGTCCCTGGCTAGGAGCGGCTCACACGGGGTTTCGCTCCAACGCGGGAACCACGAGCAACTGGGCCGAGCCGCACGAGTTTGGCTACTTCTGGGAGCATCACTTTCCGTTCTCCGAGCATCACGAGCCATCGCTCGACGAGCTCGCAGACGTGGATGTGGTCCGCCTGGCCACCCACCTGGGTCAGCTGGAGCGGTCTCTCGGGCGACCCCTTTTGCTCAAGAATCTCCTTCTGAGTTTTGTCTTGCCCTTTTTGGCCGAGCATTTTCCCACCGCTGTGTTTGTCCAGCTGCACCGACCGCTCTTGCCGGTGGCGCAATCCATCCTGCGTGTCCGGAAGGAGACCTATGGCAGCGACATAGCCTGGTGGTCGGTGCGTCCGCGGGATGCCGAGGCGTTTTTAGAAGAATCCGCGCCTGAGCAGATCGCCTACCAGATCGAGCGCGTGCTCGAGGCCATACGCCGAGCGCGGCAGACGATGTCCACAACGCGGTGGTTGGACGTGGACTACCAGGCAATGTGCGCGGCACCCGCGCAGACCGCCGCCCGACTGGCCGAGTATGTCGGCATCGATCCAGATACCCTTTCACGAAAAGACCTGCCCGCCTCGTTTCCCGGGTCCACGGGTGATCCGGGCGATCCGAGCGGACTGGGCGCGGCATTGCGGGCGCGCGGTTTGACACCATGA
- a CDS encoding HAD family hydrolase, with the protein MKRVITFDLDDTLYPEREYAESGLRCVGTYLESAHGVVGAADELLAIQRSGVRGQVFNRLARTGAFDEALIPELVNIYRGHFPDIAFYRDVIPTLAQLRECHLAVITDGPLICQQQKIAALGLARYVELIVCTDEAGRPGWKPSPYGYRKVAEYFGVAPESCWYIGDNPIKDFVGARSLGWVTVHIEREDVFHPGRRAASVEAEAHFRIGGLAELFSLFEVPGRQAPG; encoded by the coding sequence GTGAAGAGAGTCATCACCTTCGACCTGGACGACACGCTCTATCCCGAGCGCGAGTACGCCGAAAGTGGGCTGCGTTGTGTCGGCACTTATCTCGAGTCCGCGCATGGAGTTGTCGGCGCGGCGGACGAGCTGTTGGCCATACAGCGCTCGGGGGTTCGGGGGCAGGTGTTCAATCGGCTGGCCCGGACAGGAGCGTTCGACGAAGCGTTGATTCCCGAGCTGGTGAATATCTACCGGGGTCATTTCCCCGACATTGCGTTTTACCGCGATGTGATACCGACATTGGCGCAGCTCAGAGAGTGTCATCTCGCGGTGATCACCGATGGACCGTTGATCTGCCAGCAGCAGAAGATCGCCGCGCTTGGGCTTGCCCGGTATGTAGAACTGATCGTCTGCACCGACGAAGCGGGGCGGCCGGGGTGGAAGCCGAGCCCCTACGGTTATCGCAAGGTCGCCGAGTATTTCGGGGTAGCCCCCGAGAGCTGCTGGTATATTGGCGACAATCCGATCAAAGATTTTGTCGGCGCGCGCTCGCTCGGATGGGTCACGGTGCACATTGAGCGAGAGGATGTGTTTCATCCCGGTCGGCGAGCGGCCAGCGTCGAAGCAGAGGCCCATTTTCGAATTGGTGGTCTGGCGGAGCTGTTTTCCCTGTTCGAGGTGCCTGGGCGACAAGCTCCGGGTTGA